In a single window of the Alkalinema sp. FACHB-956 genome:
- a CDS encoding ABC transporter ATP-binding protein: protein MNSLTQVGDGNIILQLEAVTKQFAQAAFAAVQEISIDLQEGDLLGLLGPSGCGKTTLLRMIAGFEQPSAGQIMLAGQVVATPDRSIPPEKRDVGMVFQDYALFPHLTAGENIRFGLTKLGLTRAEQTDRVRDAIGLVGLEGLEKRYPHQLSGGQQQRVALARALAPRPQLILLDEPLSNLDAQVRLRLRQEIRSILKQAGISAVFVTHDQEEALSICDRVAVLSKGCLEQLGTPEEIYQYPATRFVAEFVTQANFVQAVQQEGQWVTDFGEFPIVPPGKTNSHPSTAQATLMIRQEDVQLSPDRDGNFKICDREFLGREYRYRLVNAAGLELYARSSDRIAPEDCVTVKVRDNRFQIFP, encoded by the coding sequence ATGAATTCTCTGACTCAGGTGGGGGATGGCAATATAATTTTGCAGTTAGAGGCAGTGACCAAACAGTTTGCCCAGGCAGCATTCGCAGCAGTTCAGGAAATTTCGATCGACCTCCAGGAAGGAGACCTCTTGGGGCTGTTGGGGCCATCGGGGTGTGGCAAGACGACATTGCTGCGGATGATTGCAGGATTTGAGCAACCCAGTGCAGGCCAGATCATGCTGGCAGGGCAGGTAGTGGCCACCCCCGATCGATCAATCCCCCCGGAAAAACGTGATGTTGGCATGGTGTTTCAGGACTATGCACTGTTTCCCCATTTGACAGCGGGGGAAAACATTCGATTTGGCTTGACGAAGTTAGGCTTAACTCGGGCTGAGCAAACCGATCGGGTCCGGGATGCGATCGGGCTGGTGGGACTGGAGGGCTTGGAAAAGCGTTATCCCCATCAACTTTCCGGGGGACAGCAGCAACGGGTGGCCTTGGCCCGTGCTCTTGCACCCCGTCCTCAATTGATTTTGCTGGATGAACCGTTGAGTAATTTGGATGCCCAAGTGCGGCTGCGACTGCGCCAGGAAATTCGATCGATTCTCAAGCAGGCGGGCATTTCAGCGGTGTTTGTCACCCACGATCAGGAAGAGGCACTTTCAATCTGCGATCGGGTGGCTGTTCTATCAAAGGGTTGCTTGGAGCAGTTAGGAACACCGGAGGAAATTTATCAGTACCCAGCAACGCGGTTTGTGGCGGAATTTGTGACCCAAGCGAACTTTGTTCAAGCGGTTCAGCAGGAAGGCCAGTGGGTGACGGATTTCGGTGAGTTTCCGATCGTGCCCCCTGGGAAAACCAACTCCCATCCTTCTACTGCTCAGGCAACCCTCATGATTCGGCAGGAAGATGTACAACTCTCACCCGATCGGGATGGGAATTTTAAGATTTGCGATCGGGAGTTTTTAGGACGGGAGTACCGTTATCGACTTGTGAATGCAGCGGGATTGGAACTTTATGCTCGATCCAGCGATCGGATTGCACCGGAAGATTGCGTGACTGTGAAGGTTCGGGACAATCGCTTTCAGATCTTTCCTT